In one Rhopalosiphum padi isolate XX-2018 chromosome 3, ASM2088224v1, whole genome shotgun sequence genomic region, the following are encoded:
- the LOC132925062 gene encoding uncharacterized protein LOC132925062 encodes MTSIIVVLIITITITSGGAKENTLPRVAPPIYDSCPSLESAEYQVTMIDSVKSLVSGCAYISYNYSLNSVSQQSLRLWFGTVEYNSQSCHYQGMEYFNFYCMGKLPSPTEDTKEGRMRYIRLYDADANKAGNSDHRCALYKTGIENATTFRMAVSENTSCDGLLNILSRPKMKIPEYNKGSMLLLFNKTRLNTLVTSPLPDTTITESMESIAISVEGDFLQHFGNRLNQFGGSSALSTAVQNKTKREQRHALPYAFAGVGGRGSVMFLYNSQSAMNENEDTANTTTTTMDKNRLRESLEIEHIQKRRRRSVSNVKSTSKIDVPVLAGINPFSLILVNRGHNNKTGSIKPLGLWDQITKLFKD; translated from the exons ATGACGTCAATAATTGTTGTACTGATAATAACCATCACTATTACCAGTGGCGGGGCCAAGGAAAATACTTTGCCAAGAG TTGCTCCACCAATCTATGATAGTTGCCCGTCACTTGAATCTGCGGAATATCAAGTAACCATGATAGATTCGGTCAAATCTTTGGTTAGTGGTTGTGCCTACATCAGCTACAATTATTCTCTGAACTCAGTCTCACAACAATCATTAAGACTGTGGTTTGGTACTGTAGAGTATAACAGCCAAAGTTGCCATTATCAGG GaatggaatattttaatttttactgcaTGGGAAAATTACCTTCGCCAACAGAAGACACCAAAGAGGGACGTATGAGGTATATACGGTTATATGATGCAGATGCTAACAAGGCGGGAAACTCAGATCACAGATGTgct TTGTACAAGACAGGCATCGAAAACGCCACTACATTTCGGATGGCGGTTAGCGAGAACACTTCGTGTGATGGCCTGTTAAACATACTTTCCCGCCCAAAGATGAAGATTCCCGAGTATAACAAGGGATCCATGTTGTTATTGTTTAACAAGACCAGACTCAACACGTTGGTAACATCACCTCTGCCTGATACGACAATCACTGAGTCAATGGAGTCAATAGCCATCTCTGTTGAAGGAGACTTCCTTCAACATTTTGGAAATCGACTCAACCAATTTGGTGGCTCTTCCGCCTTGAGTACAGCGGTTCAGAATAAAACTAAAAG GGAACAACGACATGCCTTACCTTACGCATTTGCTGGAGTTGGCGGACGTGGTTCAGTAATGTTCCTCTATAATTCGCAGTCGGCTATGAATGAAAATGAAGATACCGCAAATACAACCACAACAACGATGGATAAAAATAGGTTACGTGAATCATTGGAAATCGAACATATTCAAAAAAGGCGAAGGCGCTCAGTATCAAACGTTAAGTCAACATCCAAAATCGATGTTCCAGTGCTGGCAGGCATTAATCCTTTTTCTTTAATTCTTGTTAATCGTGGGCACAATAATAAAACGGGTTCTATAAAGCCACTTGGATTATGGGACCAAATTACGAAGTTATTTAAAGATTGA